The Chelonia mydas isolate rCheMyd1 chromosome 25, rCheMyd1.pri.v2, whole genome shotgun sequence genome includes the window TCTGAGCCCTGAGGAGGGGCAATGCCCATGAAAGGCAAGAACGGGCGAGATCCCGTCCAGCCCCTTGGTCAGCTGGGTTAGGGGGATAGTGACCAAGCTGGCTCAGCATGCTTGTCTCCTTACCACTTGGCTAAGCCTCCCCAGCAGCGGGAGAACGCGTAGCAACTCCTCGTCCTGGCGGTCCCCCAGCCAGCCGGGGATCGGGATCCAGTTGGAAATCTGCAGAAAGAAGGAGTGTTGGCTGTGCAAGAACCAGGCAGCCCCGCCAGCCAGCAGTTAGCCAGGGGAATGTGGAGAGGTTAGAAATCCAGGGGCAAGAGTGGGAGAAAGTGTAGACTCCTAGAGGTGCAGGGCTAGAAGGAAcctcaatcatagaatatcagggttggaagggacctcaggaggtatctagtccaaccccctgctcaaagcaggaccaatccccaatttttgccccagatccctaaatggccccctcaaggattgaactcagaatcctgagtttagcaggccaatgctcaaaccactgagctatccctcccttcaAGAGGTCAAGTCtaaccccctgcactgaggtaggacaaagtcaacctaaaccatccccgaggggtgtttgtctaaccagttaAACCTGcactgatggggattccaccactGCCCTTTGAAGCCTTGCAGGGCCCATTAGATACACCCTCCCCCTTGGGCAGTGAGTCACTGATAACAACTTTGGTATCAGTTGCACCCCAACCATTAGCAATTTCCTCTCGATTGCATTTCCCGGGTTTGAGAGTTTCAGGTGAGATGGTcaaaagccttttttaaaaggacacacccacccaccccatcaTCATGTCTattccttccccccatccactaggccagtaaccccaAAGGAGGTTAAAGGAGAACAGTAGGTTGGTTCGGTAGGATTTGTTCTGGACAGATCCAGGCTGGCTATTATCCTCCATGTGCTCACAAACGGAGTGGTTAGAATTTGGTTCCGGTATCTTTCCGGGGAGTGAAGCGAGGCGGAGTGGTCTAGAACTTCTTTGGTCCTCTTTGTACACCAGTCCTCCAAGATCTTGCCCATCCTCCAGGAGTCCCCAGAGAGAATTGCTAACAGGTCTCAGATTGCTTCAGCTGGTTCTTTAAGGACCCTCGAGtgaattttgtcaggccctgccaACGTGAATGTAGCTGTGTATTCTTTAGCCTGCTCTTTCCCCGTGTGACTTGTATTCCTTCCCCTTCGTTGTTGGTATGTTAATTGCATAGCGTTAACCTTCTGATCACAACTCACCTTTCTAGCCAAgaaataggcattaaacaaacACCTCCAGCTTCTTGAGGTCATCCCTTATTAGCTCTGCCTCTCCGCTAAGTGGGCTGcgctttcctttgtcttttataGAACCGCGTATGTCCCTTGCGAGGCATAACGCAGTTTGGGAATTAGCCTTTTGCACTTCATCCCCACATGTGTGATTTGTCTGGACACCTCTTCAACCATTCATCCACTTCTCCACtctttgtaggattcctttttggttttcaggtcattaaagagcttctGATGGAGCCACACTGGCCTCTTGCTATCGGCTTCTCTGGACTCCTCATGCTCTGCAGAGCTAGGGTGGGTGGGAACCCCTCTCCAAAATCCTGCTTCCTCTTGTGTTTATCCCCACTGATGGTCGGGCATAGCATATTTAGGCAAACACCCCCAGCAGGACCTCAGCAGGGAAAGGTGTAGGGTTAGGATCAAGCATGGGAGACCCTGGTCTTTAGGATGAGGCTAAAGGACCCAACCTCTTGTGGTCTCTAATGCCCCTGGCACTTGGGATGTCACTTGCTTTCAGGAGAATGCCAGAGAGGCAGAGTGTAGAATCCAGCCAGGATGCTTGGGCAATCGTACATGGGGCAAGTCTTACCTTCAGCAGCCTAGCCTTGCTGGGTATTGTTTAGCTGCTGCATcacaccccagaagcagctgcattccAGCAGCAGGGGAGTGCGACTGTTTGCAAAGCACCATAGGAACGTTGGGGCTAAAAGGGGCTCAAATGACCCTCTTATGCTTTTGACGGAAAGCACGTCTCACCTATGCCCCGTAACACATGACTCCCCTCTCCCcaagggaggtggggggctgggggaagagacctCTGACCCGCTGCATGGCACCAGATGGGGGTGAGCAGGCAGAGGGTCACATTGCCTTCGGAGAGCTCACCCCCAGCCTGTGCAGCCAGAGCCATGCCAGCTGCATCCAACACCCCCACTTACCTGGTAAGGGAACCCTTGGAGGGAATCATCCAGGGCCACTGTCCTGGCCAGGTCTCTCTCCAGGATGGAAAGGTCCTTCACGTAGTAACCCTGCAGGCAGAGACAGTCCTGCTGATAGAGGCGGTGCCTGGGAGGGAGAGGCCAGGGCAGGATAAGAGTCtgagcgggggcagggaggagacctGCACCTCTTGCCTGGGACAGTCACCTGATCAGCTTCTTCTGAGGGTCCAGGACATCCAGGATCTTCTCTGTGTAGTCCTGCTTTGCAGTGGTGAAGATAAAGATCTGGGGGAAGAGCATGTGAGCAGGGCTTGGGAGCGGCTCCCCCACAGTCGTGTCTGAGCAGCTCCCAGACACAAATGGCGTTAGCCccactcaccccccacccccatatccaCAACCCTCCTCTCCCAGGAGCATCACTGGCTGTTACCAATGCGGAGCCGGAGGAACAGGGAGATGAACCGAtgtggtcacacagggagtcagtggcagagagggGGTTGACCCTGGGATCCAGTGATTCCAGAGATCTCTTCAGTCCAGAGATGAACCCCCAGCTGGCCTCCCCTCACCACCCACCCAGACAAGCCCACGGACCTATGAATTCAAGCCTGGCTTTGGATCTGGATTCTGCAGCTGGGTCCTCTCCCTATCGCAGATGTCCCAGCACATCCCTTCCTCCCACACAGCGAGCATCGTTACTCCCTTACACCTCCTGGCGTGGCGcagtgttccccccacccccagcacatccGTGCAGCGccctggctgtgggagagggaggcCAGGGGCCCAGCAGGTACCTCATAGGCTTTGGAGAGAGTTTCCAGGAACTCCTGCACGTGGGGGCGCAGCTTCATGTAAACCTCAAGGAAAccagggggcaggaagcagggatcTGTATTAATGGGTCCAGCCTCCATCCCCTGcactacaaccccccccccaacccaaacaaaacaaaacacccctccAGCAAGGGTTTCTCATTCAGCACCAGAGACAGAGGGGGCAGCAAGTCAGCTCAAAGGCCCATTGAGCTGCGGATCTGGTCCCCAGGAGCCGCTGGCTCTGGGGGATGCCCCAGTCCCTTGGCGTGCAGGGTAAGcccactccttcctgacccccatgCAGGCTTGGCTTgcgccctgaagcaggaggatcAGTGGCGCTTGCGGTTTGGATTTTAGCTACTGCAACTGCAGATGGGAAGGGAATGCTCTCCCCACACTGCCCACCGGCCGGGGAGGGCCCCAGAGCCCGATCGGCGCCGGAGGGCTGCGGGAAAGGCCCGAGGCAGGGAGGCCAGGTGAACACGGCTCTCGAGCCCCATCTAGTGGGCGGATCGGGGGCGGGGCCGATCTCCCCACTTCTTTCCTCGCTGCCACCTCCAAGGGCGAGgagccccctccagctccccccccccccaatcacacCCCAGGCTGCTCGGCAGCCCCTGCCAGGCACTAACCCGATAAGCGTCCCCCTGGAAGTCTGTGAGGAAGGTGCAGTCGGCGTCCCGGCTGGAGGTCAGGGAGCAGCAGACCAGAGTCCCCTCCTACAAGCAGGGAGTGCGGAGCTGCTTTTAGCACCCTCCCCACACGCgaggcccccaccccagcagcacccCGAGCTGGCACAGCAGCCACGATGCACTGTACGGTGGCGCCAGGCCCACGGTGGGGATTTGGCTCCTTTAGGACGGGCCTGATCCCTGCACAGACACCCCCCAGCTCACCAGCTCCAGGACCAGCGTGCTCTCAGGGGTGCTGCGGGTCTTGATGGGAGTTTCTTTCCTGGGGGGCTTCTGGCtggacctggggggcagggccttgtggaTGAAGCTGGAtgggtggggaaacagagaaaGGGGATTGGAGCTTCAGGGGTACAGCCACCCCCCGTCCCAGGGAACGCCGTACTCACGGGCTCAAGATACTGGTTTCTTCTGGCTCATCCGATGGGATGTTCCCGAAGTACACAACTCCACCCGTAGGCTGAGCCCCGggcttccctctctgcccccgaGGGCTCTCTGGCTCTGTAGGGACAAAAGCCTGGCTTCAAGGTGGCCCTAAGTTTCAATGGGGACAAACTAGGACTTTGGGGCAACCAATGGGGCAGCACCCAGagcctgcaggctggggctgaggggacccAGTCCAGTCGATGTCCATGCAGCACAAACACAATCCCCAGAGTCGCCGACAGCGGCCCCCCAGACCGAACCCTGGACCTCCCCACACTCAGCTTCTGCCTGAGGGCTCCTGGAGGGCAGGCAGTGGCCAAGCGCCCTCGCTGGGGCAGCCGGCCTCACACCCAGCCCCGAGGCAGGGCACGGGAGCGCCCGGTCATCAGGGGCCCAGCAATTCAGCCAGCCCCACTTACCCTCCGTGCCCAGGGGAGAGAAGCAGACGACGCCCAGGGGTGGGCCCTGGAGGGAAGCCGCCTTGCTTGCTGGGCTGGATGGGCACGGTTCGAAATGCACCTTCAGGGCCCTTCCCGTCAGTGGGGACACGGGCTCTGCGGGAGGCAAAGGGGGCAGGCGGTTACAGCCCATAGGAggtggaatggggagggggaccCACAGAAGAGTCAGCATAAGGCATCAGctctgcaaggtgctgggcatGCAATGCCCATGGGGGACACCACcctccccagcctgagccccctcaccTGTAAGGCCGTTCTCTCGCCAGCCTCTCCCCCGGCTCTTCCCCCCTCTGGGGGCACTCGCCTTCCGAACTGGGGGTCCCAGATCCTCCACATCACCACTGGTCTCTCTGGGGCTGAAGGGCTTCTTCACCCGGGGCGTGATCTTACCCGAGCGCAGCATCATGGTGTGGACGGGCAGCTGGGGGCGGTGGAGGAGACAGAACCACCCTGACCCTTCAAACAACCCACCCTGTGTGGTGAGCGGTCAGCGGGAAGAGACTCAAGAAGGCTCAGGCCCTTCTCCAGCGTCAGCGCCCCAGGGATCTCAAAGCGCGTCGCAAACAGCAACTGACCCTCAGCGTTGGAGCTGCCAGACCGGATCAGACCTGCGACCcgtctccgacagtggccagaaccagatgcttcagaggaaagtgcaaccCCCAGCACACACAGTGAATTGTTAAACTGGCTCCAGGGAtgtcgggggggggcggggtgggaatTCCCCCCTACATTAAGCTAACGCTTTTGGGGGAAACACCCCTCTATTCCCCTCCATAGAAAGACCCTCAAGAGTGACTTGCCCGAGGGATCAAGGCCTTAGCTGCGCCCAGGACCGGTGACAgagcttggggggggagggagtcacCCCCAGAGACAGAGGCGCTTGGAGAGGAGCAGGCCCAGCCAGCGGGGCACCTAGCAAGTGCCTTTGGAGCCACTTAGAGGGAGAAAGGGGCCAGGACCCCCGGAGGAAGTGGAATCGGTCCCTCCCTCACTCTACAACAGCCCCAACCCAGGCCAGGCAGGAGAGAGCTGCCAGCCAGGCGGCACGGACACGGCTGTAGCCAGGGCCCTGGCTGGGAGCCGCAGCCGAGAGGCCACTGAATGAACGCAGCCCAAATCGCCTTCTGGCCAGGGGCAGGCTCgctcccaggcaggggggccCACAGCTCCGGTGATGGGGAGGCAGAGGCGTCATGGTGGCCTTGTCACTGCCGGGCCTGCCCCATACAGAAGGGGTCACACGGCCCTAGTGCCAGCTGAGATGAACGGTACAGTCACTTTAGTACCTGGCCCTCCCTAGCAGCCAGGTCtgctccagcatcccccaggggCGTGACCAGGGCTTTGGCTTGCCATCCACCTGCCCCAGGTGCAGGGATCGCCACGAGTTCAAAGCAGCCGCTTGGCCCAGGCGTGAACCCCCtgcacagggggcagggcagcagggagccaggcctcATGAGCAGGGCCAGGGGACATCATGGTGTGACACAGGAGAGATCCCCACCAAGCCACCTCCTCTCCCTAGCTCAGTTCATCCCCGGGGTGTAAGCGTAGCCCAGAGGCTGGGGGGAGCCTTGTCTGCTCAAATAAAGAGACCAACACCTCTTCCATCTTTCTGTAACTGGCACCAGGCGATACAGCAACAGGCGCTTCAGAAAACCAGCTACCCATTGCGACAACCAGGGGGTCCCAGTTCCAGGAGAACCGGGATTTTGTTCAAGTCTCTCTGAGGCCAGAAAatgcccagcccagagctggcAACACTCACCTGGCCTAGAGACCACAGCCCATCAGGGAGAGGAGTCATAGAGTGAAAGCCCCCAGGGCTCTGTTTTATTGGCAGGGCTGGTTAGTAACGCAGCCCAGCTGGGTTTGCAGGTCATCTGGGTGCATTTAAAGGGAcgggagctttaaaaaaaaaaaaaaaaaaatcattccaacaCACAGAGCCGGAGACTCAACCATTCAAGCCCGAAACGAATAACGTACCCCAGCTTTCTAACGGGTGCATGCTATGGCTCCAGAACGTGAGGGGTTAATAGCACTGGCTGGGCTACTAGTGTAGGCAGGTGCTTGCAAACTTCACCCACACGGGTCTCAGGAGGTCTCTCGTTCCTGGCCCGCGGCTTCCAGCGCTATTCCGGTTCCCTCGCCCTGCCAACGCCCCTCGATCCTGACCCGCAGGCCCTGCAGCTATTCCAGCCTTGggtcaccccccacagccctgccaacgCCCCTCGATCCTGACCCGCAGGCCCTGCAGCTATTCCAGCCTTGGgtcacccccacagccctgccaacgcccctcgatcctgacccccaggccctgcagctATTCCAGCCTTGggtcaccccccacagccctgccaacgCCCCTCGACCCTGACCCGCAGGCCCTGCAGCTATTCCAGCCTTGggtcaccccccacagccctgccaacgCCCCTCGACCCTGACCCGCAGGCCCTGCAGCTGTTCCAGCCTTGGGTCACAGCCCTGCCAACGCCCCTCGACCCTGACCCGCAGGCCCTGCAGCTATTCCAGCCTTGggtcaccccccacagccctgccaacgCCCCTCGATCCTGACCCGCAGGCCCTGCAGCTATTCCAGGCTTGggtcaccccccacagccctgccaacacccctcaatcctgacctgcaggcCCTGCAGCTATTCCAGCCTTGggtcaccccccacagccctgccaacgCCCCTCGACCCTGACCCGCAGGCCCTGCAGCTATTCCAGCCTTGggtcaccccccacagccctgccaatgcccTCGACCCTGACCCGCAGGCCCTGCAGCTGTTCCAGCCTTGggtcaccccccacagccctgccaacgCCCCTCGACCCTGACCCGCAGGCCCTGCAGCTGTTCCAGCCTTGGGTCACAGCCCTGCCAACGCCCCTCGACCCTGACCCGCAGGCCCTGCAGCTATTCCAGCCTTGggtcaccccccacagccctgccaacgCCCCTCGATCCTGACCCGCAGGCCCTGCAGCTATTCCAGGCTTGggtcaccccccacagccctgccaacacccctcaatcctgacctgcaggcCCTGCAGCTATTCCAGCCTTGggtcaccccccacagccctgccaacgCCCCTCGACCCTGACCCGCAGGCCCTGCAGCTATTCCAGCCTTGggtcaccccccacagccctgccaacgCCCCTCGACCCTGACCCGCAGGCCCTGCAGCTGTTCCAGCCTTGggtcaccccccacagccctgccaacgCCCCTCGACCCTGACCCGCAGGCCCTGCAGCTATTCCAGCCTTGggtcaccccccacagccctgccaacgCCCCTCGACCCTGACCCGCAGGCCCTGCAGCTATTCCAGCCTTGggtcaccccccacagccctgccaacgCCCCTCGATCCTGACCCCCGGGGACCTATTCCAGTGTGGAGCCCCTCCCTGCAGTTCTGCCgctgcccctcagtcccacccccaccccccactccagtcCTGGGGTTCGTCAGCAGCAGCTGCCGGCCATGCCAATTGCTGGGGTGTTTCCCCTGCTACGGTCAAATGTCCATGCTGGGCTGGGTAACGACCCGACAAAGTCATTTTACTTCTGACCTAAACCAGAAATTAAGACATAAGGGGCTAGTGGTTGGGAACGGTGAGTCAGGactctgggttctgtccccagctctgtcacGGACTCACTGTATTGctgtggacaagtcacttccctgctctgtgcctcagtttccccatgtggaaAACAGGGTCAGTCTACCCCCCCAGAGGGACTGTGGGGCTGCGTTAATGGCTGAGCTCCTGGGATGGTGCATGCTCGCTGCAAATATTGTCACAAGTGGATTTGCTTCTTACAGCATCTGTGAGTCCTGGGGAGACTGGACAACGCCGTCTCGTTTCCTCTTTGATTCTGCTGGTGGCGGAGGGTTCACATGGGAGAAGGACGGAAAGATGAAACCCCCATGCCTGGGGTCTGTCAGATACACattgctccagccccggagcccccCACACCGAGCCCAGCTCTGTGGTCCTTGTGGTGCCGGTCAGATTCCAAACAGCCCACAGGGGGCGCCCCACTCCAGCTGTGAGGTGTCCTCAGGGCCGGCTGGGTGTTTTCCATGGGGACGTGAGGCCCCCAGAAATGCTGGTGGATGTTCCATGGAGGACTCAAAATACACAGCCCGGCATAAAATCTTCTGCTTCACTCACAGGTTCGTGGCCAGGCGACCTGCCATCAGGAGCCTGCACTCAGCCCTGGGTGCCTTCTCTGGGATCTGGAGTGGGAATTATCTCAAGCTGCAGCCGGAACCCGAgaaagaaggggtgggagggggcgatACCTGTgtgcgcacgtgtgtgtgtgtgcatacatgcaCATATGTGTGCACACGCATGCACAGGCGTGTTTGTATATGCACTCATGAGCCTTCACGTGTGTATCTGTGAGCAGGTGGGCGTGGCCGTGCATTATCACACATCCCCAGGCTTtatcactccctccccccccatctcagATTAGTTTAAAGAtcacaagatatttttaaattcacaatGTGGGGCTGGGTTTCTTTGCCTCCTGGCTGTTGAGTCTCTGGGTGTCACCTTTTCAAGCTTTCTGGGCAGCCTGGCAGGCGAGAAACGTGCTAGGGATTTAAAAGCAAGCTCAGAGTCTGATGAAATCACCTGACTCCAAGAACTGGGGCTTCAAGGAAAGCACTTGATATCGTGAGACTCAGGTTAAGATCACGAGAGCTGGCCACGTTGTTTCAAGGGCTTTCTCTGCCAGGCACTCACaaccccagtgccccaggctgctTTGCAATGGGAAGCCTAACAGATCCCAGCAACCGCATCCTCCTGCCCTGGACAGGATGGTTCCCTTTGCAGTGTATTCCCCAGGGCCATGGACCAGCCCATCCCTTCCGAGGCTATTCCACAGCTTGCTAGATCTCACCCTCAGGACCCATTTCCTGCCAGTGCCCAGCACCATGCTGTGAATCCGCTCTCAACAGCATCCCAGAAGCAGCCGCATTTCAGCAGCCTGGTTAGCCATCTCTGGAGTGGCCGGAGCTATGAAATGTCAACACTTATTGCTTCCTGCACCCTGCAGCCTCAAGTAGCCAAGCGCAGTTGTTCAGCAGCCTTTGAGTCCCAGACTTCAGACACACATCCCGCTCTCTCTCATGGCGACTTGACGTTAGTTCTTTCTTGATGCGTTCTCACACTCGTTGGGGTTGGAACCCTCCAGCTGTCCCGGGTGGAAGGCAAACAAAAGACTCCGTTGGTAGCACAAAGCCTCTAGGCCTGTCAAGGCCACAGCACATGCCTCAAAAAATCCACCGGGGACGACCAGGCCCCACCTCTGGATGAAGACCCCGCTCAGCCGTGAGTTCACAGCCTGTTCCCGTGTTGGTTTGTCATCCTGGGACGGAGCTGCCCTTTGGCAGGCGCTTTGGGTCTCGGGGTGAGAGCTGA containing:
- the LOC122463832 gene encoding CTD small phosphatase-like protein 2-B isoform X5, which encodes MTPLPDGLWSLGQLPVHTMMLRSGKITPRVKKPFSPRETSGDVEDLGPPVRKASAPRGGKSRGRGWRENGLTEPVSPLTGRALKVHFEPCPSSPASKAASLQGPPLGVVCFSPLGTEEPESPRGQRGKPGAQPTGGVVYFGNIPSDEPEETSILSPFIHKALPPRSSQKPPRKETPIKTRSTPESTLVLELEGTLVCCSLTSSRDADCTFLTDFQGDAYRDYTEKILDVLDPQKKLIRHRLYQQDCLCLQGYYVKDLSILERDLARTVALDDSLQGFPYQISNWIPIPGWLGDRQDEELLRVLPLLGRLSQVGDVRTEIRRKYRLCKLLAVD
- the LOC122463832 gene encoding CTD small phosphatase-like protein 3 isoform X4, whose amino-acid sequence is MTPLPDGLWSLGQLPVHTMMLRSGKITPRVKKPFSPRETSGDVEDLGPPVRKASAPRGGKSRGRGWRENGLTEPVSPLTGRALKVHFEPCPSSPASKAASLQGPPLGVVCFSPLGTEEPESPRGQRGKPGAQPTGGVVYFGNIPSDEPEETSILSPFIHKALPPRSSQKPPRKETPIKTRSTPESTLVLELEGTLVCCSLTSSRDADCTFLTDFQGDAYRIFIFTTAKQDYTEKILDVLDPQKKLIRHRLYQQDCLCLQGYYVKDLSILERDLARTVALDDSLQGFPYQISNWIPIPGWLGDRQDEELLRVLPLLGRLSQVGDVRTEIRRKYRLCKLLAVD
- the LOC122463832 gene encoding CTD small phosphatase-like protein 3 isoform X1 — protein: MTPLPDGLWSLGQLPVHTMMLRSGKITPRVKKPFSPRETSGDVEDLGPPVRKASAPRGGKSRGRGWRENGLTEPVSPLTGRALKVHFEPCPSSPASKAASLQGPPLGVVCFSPLGTEEPESPRGQRGKPGAQPTGGVVYFGNIPSDEPEETSILSPFIHKALPPRSSQKPPRKETPIKTRSTPESTLVLELEGTLVCCSLTSSRDADCTFLTDFQGDAYRVYMKLRPHVQEFLETLSKAYEIFIFTTAKQDYTEKILDVLDPQKKLIRHRLYQQDCLCLQGYYVKDLSILERDLARTVALDDSLQGFPYQISNWIPIPGWLGDRQDEELLRVLPLLGRLSQVGDVRTEIRRKYRLCKLLAVD
- the LOC122463832 gene encoding CTD small phosphatase-like protein 3 isoform X2; this translates as MTPLPDGLWSLGQLPVHTMMLRSGKITPRVKKPFSPRETSGDVEDLGPPVRKASAPRGGKSRGRGWRENGLTEPVSPLTGRALKVHFEPCPSSPASKAASLQGPPLGVVCFSPLGTEEPESPRGQRGKPGAQPTGGVVYFGNIPSDEPEETSILSPFIHKALPPRSSQKPPRKETPIKTRSTPESTLVLELEGTLVCCSLTSSRDADCTFLTDFQGDAYREFLETLSKAYEIFIFTTAKQDYTEKILDVLDPQKKLIRHRLYQQDCLCLQGYYVKDLSILERDLARTVALDDSLQGFPYQISNWIPIPGWLGDRQDEELLRVLPLLGRLSQVGDVRTEIRRKYRLCKLLAVD
- the LOC122463832 gene encoding CTD small phosphatase-like protein 3 isoform X3; this encodes MMLRSGKITPRVKKPFSPRETSGDVEDLGPPVRKASAPRGGKSRGRGWRENGLTEPVSPLTGRALKVHFEPCPSSPASKAASLQGPPLGVVCFSPLGTEEPESPRGQRGKPGAQPTGGVVYFGNIPSDEPEETSILSPFIHKALPPRSSQKPPRKETPIKTRSTPESTLVLELEGTLVCCSLTSSRDADCTFLTDFQGDAYRVYMKLRPHVQEFLETLSKAYEIFIFTTAKQDYTEKILDVLDPQKKLIRHRLYQQDCLCLQGYYVKDLSILERDLARTVALDDSLQGFPYQISNWIPIPGWLGDRQDEELLRVLPLLGRLSQVGDVRTEIRRKYRLCKLLAVD